The Pleuronectes platessa chromosome 10, fPlePla1.1, whole genome shotgun sequence genome contains a region encoding:
- the rhbdl2 gene encoding rhomboid-related protein 2 — MGDIDVEEMEPLPVDRDGRPLRIEGDQPDGLRKPGCCEKFQHSVSKWMLPEDLRSKYLERTNCCPPPIFIILISIGELAVFIYYAAWKPQKQWVTLDEGIWTSPLTYKPKKREEAWRFISYMFVHAGVEHILGNLLMQLLLGIPLELVHKGFEVGMVYLAGVLAGSLASSIFDPHSALVGASGGVYALIGGYFMNAVVNFREMIPLMGVVRILVIVIIVGTDFGFAFYRRFAGDEDGMKVSFVAHFGGIVAGMTIGYVFFSAYNKKLLKDPRFWLCIVVYVVFVIFAVLFNIFLSTA, encoded by the exons ATGGGCGACATTGacgtggaggagatggagccgTTACCTGTGGACCGAGACGGGAGGCCCCTGAGGATCGAGGGGGACCAGCCCGACGGCCTCAGGAAGCCGGGCTGCTGCGAGAAGTTCCAGCACTCCGTCTCCAAGTGGATGCTCCCGGAGGACCTGCGCAGCAAGTACCTGGAACGTACCAACTGCTGCCCGCCccccatcttcatcatcctcatcagtaTCGGAGAG TTGGCCGTGTTTATCTACTACGCCGCGTGGAAACCTCAGAAGCAGTGGGTGACCCTGGACGAAGGCATCTGGACCAGCCCCCTGACCTACAAGcccaagaaaagagaggaagcgTGGCGATTCATCTCCTACATGTTTGTCCACGCAGG tGTGGAGCACATTCTGGGGAACCTGCtgatgcagctgctgctgggaaTCCCACTGGAACTGGTCCACAAGGGGTTTGAAGTGGGGATGGTTTACCTGGCTGGAGTCCTGGCTG GCTCTTTGGCCAGCTCCATCTTTGATCCTCACAGTGCGCTGGTGGGGGCCTCGGGGGGAGTCTACGCACTAATAGGAGGTTACTTCATGAATGCAGTGGTG AATTTCCGAGAGATGATTCCTCTCATGGGGGTGGTTCGGATCCTCGTCATAGTGATCATCG tcGGCACAGATTTCGGTTTCGCCTTCTACAGAAGATTTGCGGGCGATGAGGATGGAATGAAG GTGTCCTTCGTGGCTCATTTCGGTGGAATCGTGGCGGGGATGACCATCGGCTACGTCTTCTTCAGCGCTTACAACAAGAAGCTGCTCAAGGACCCTCGCTTCTGGCTGTGCATCGTGGTCTACGTGGTCTTCGTCATCTTTGCCGTGCTCTTCAACATCTTCCTCTCAACAGCGTAG
- the gja9a gene encoding gap junction protein alpha 9a, translating to MGDWNFLGGILEEVHIHSTMVGKIWLTILFIFRMLVLGVAAEDVWNDEQADFICNTEQPGCRNVCYDLAFPISLIRYWVLQVIFVSAPSLVYMGHALYRLRALEKARQKKKVLLRRELELVDVELAEARKRIEREMKQLDQGKLNKAPLSGSLLRTYVAHVVTRSVVEVAFMTGQYLLYGFHLYPLFKCERDPCPNAVDCYVSRPTEKSVFMVFMQCIAGISLFLNILEIVHLGYKKVKKAVLDFYPHLRDNREEIDDYYVNRYKKESVVQMGPGAGRKATLASAPSDYNLLMERMQGTSMYPNLIKPSTFLPLQGDKAAQQNSDDYRCSAQSPPGHICTSTTNESCSPCGDSLINPTQGGKDYSHLPPQGEEESSEGGGPDSPKCPQTAALAASLPTLPVGASKKPWKARGSFKCFTVLEGKGSDTDSYGGVKAGSRHPSTKSEEKHPSRASTPESLEDSSSGSSHNQRSMASNTSSKRAPDLQI from the coding sequence ATGGGGGACTGGAACTTCCTTGGGGGCATTTTGGAGGAGGTGCACATCCACTCCACCATGGTCGGAAAGATCTGGCTCACCATCCTCTTCATCTTTCGCATGCTGGTCCTCGGGGTGGCCGCGGAGGACGTGTGGAACGACGAGCAGGCCGACTTCATATGCAACACCGAGCAGCCCGGGTGCAGGAACGTGTGCTACGACCTCGCTTTCCCAATCTCCCTCATCCGCTACTGGGTGCTGCAGGTCATCTTTGTGTCGGCCCCCTCGCTGGTGTACATGGGCCACGCGCTCTACAGGCTCCGGGCGCTGGAGAAGGCCcgacagaagaagaaggtgcTGCTGCggagggagctggagctggtggATGTGGAGCTGGCAGAGGCCAGGAAGAGGATCGAGCGGGAGATGAAGCAGCTCGATCAGGGGAAGCTCAACAAAGCTCCCCTCAGTGGCTCCCTGCTGCGCACGTACGTGGCTCACGTGGTCACTCGCTCTGTGGTTGAAGTGGCCTTCATGACGGGCCAGTACCTCCTGTACGGCTTCCACCTCTACCCGCTCTTTAAATGTGAGAGGGATCCTTGTCCCAACGCTGTGGACTGTTACGTTTCCAGGCCTACAGAGAAAAGTGTCTTCATGGTGTTCATGCAGTGCATCGCTGGCATCTCCCTCTTCCTCAACATCCTGGAGATCGTGCACCTGGGCTACAAGAAGGTTAAAAAGGCCGTCCTGGACTTCTACCCTCACTTGAGAGACAACAGAGAGGAGATCGATGACTACTATGTCAACAGGTATAAAAAGGAATCCGTTGTGCAGATGGGCCCCGGTGCCGGCCGCAAGGCAACGCTCGCCTCTGCACCCAGTGACTACAACCTCCTGATGGAGAGGATGCAGGGCACCAGCATGTACCCGAACCTCATCAAACCTTCAACTTTTCTACCTCTTCAGGGCGATAAGGCCGCTCAGCAGAACTCTGATGATTACAGATGTTCTGCTCAAAGCCCCCCAGGGCACATCTGTACCTCGACTACCAATGAGTCGTGCTCTCCGTGCGGCGACTCCCTGATTAACCCAACACAGGGGGGTAAGGACTATTCACATCTGCCCCCGCAAGGCGAGGAGGAGAGCAGTGAGGGGGGAGGCCCAGACTCCCCGAAGTGCCCACAGACGGCAGCTCTCGCCGCCTCCTTGCCAACGCTGCCCGTCGGCGCGTCGAAGAAGCCGTGGAAGGCTCGCGGCTCGTTCAAGTGCTTCACCGTGCTGGAGGGTAAAGGCTCTGACACCGATTCATACGGGGGCGTCAAAGCCGGCAGCAGACATCCCTCCACAAAATCGGAGGAGAAACATCCGAGCCGGGCCTCCACCCCAGAGTCACTGGAAGACTCCAGCTCAGGATCGAGCCACAACCAGAGATCGATGGCAAGTAACACAAGCAGCAAGCGAGCTCCTGATCTGCAAATCTGA
- the LOC128448915 gene encoding c-Myc-binding protein, producing the protein MAHYRAPDTKREQFRRYLEKAGVVDSLTSVLVALYEQPERPSNALEFVKQHLGAVGQTSADTEPLQQEVIDLRQRCARLAEENKDLKTKLQRYEAASEAGPPAE; encoded by the exons ATGGCGCATTACAGA GCTCCAGACACCAAGAGGGAGCAGTTCCGCAGATACTTGGAGAAAGCTGGGGTTGTGGACAGCCTCACCAGTG TACTCGTGGCTTTGTATGAACAACCTGAAAGACCCAGCAATGCTCTGGA ATTTGTGAAGCAGCATCTGGGAGCTGTAGGCCAGACCTCGGCCGACACTGAGCCTCTGCAGCAGGAGGTGATTGACCTGAGGCAGAGGTGTGCGCGTCtggcagaggaaaacaaagaccTCAAAACAAAG CTGCAGCGCTATGAAGCTGCGTCCGAAGCTGGACCCCCAGCTGAATAG
- the rragca gene encoding ras-related GTP binding Ca has product MSIQYDVEQLADSYGVADSFPKDFGYGEEEADIEDSPAPSDSKPRILLMGLRRSGKSSIQKVVFHKMSPNETLFLESTNKIYKDDISSSSFVNFQIWDFPGQVDFFDPTFDYEMIFRGTGALIFVIDAQDDYVEALGRLHLTVSRAYRVNPEINFEVFIHKVDGLSDDHKIETQRDIHQRANDDLADASLEKLHLSFYLTSIYDHSIFEAFSKVVQKLIPQLPTLENLLNIFISNSGIEKAFLFDVVSKIYIATDSSPVDMQSYELCCDMIDVVIDVSCIYGLREDGSGSAYDKESMAIIKLNNTTVLYLKEVTKFLALVCILREESFERKGLIDYNFHCFRKAIHEVFEVGVSTGRPVGSQAVGSPCNKAVALNGTPRNTV; this is encoded by the exons ATGTCGATCCAGTACGATGTGGAACAGCTGGCTGACAGCTACGGGGTTGCGGACTCGTTCCCCAAAGATTTCGGCTACGGCGAGGAGGAGGCCGACATCGAGGACAGCCCGGCGCCGTCCGACAGCAAGCCCCGGATCCTGCTCATGGGTCTGCGGAGGAGCGGGAAGTCCTCCATACAGAag gtggttttccACAAGATGTCTCCCAACGAGACATTGTTTCTGGAGAGCACCAACAAGATCTACAAGGACGACATCTCAAGCAGCTCCTTCGTCAACTTCCAGATCTGGGACTTCCCGGGTCAGGTGGACTTCTTTGACCCCACCTTCGACTACGAGATGATCTTCAGAGGCACCGGGGCTTTGATATTCGTCATCGATGCTCAG GATGACTACGTGGAGGCTCTGGGTCGGCTTCACCTCACAGTGTCTCGGGCCTACCGGGTAAATCCAGAGATTAACTTCGAGGTGTTTATCCACAAAGTGGACGGACTCTCAGACGATCACAAGATCGAGACCCAGAGAGACATCCACCAGAGAGCCAATGACGATCTGGCCGACGCGAGCTTAGAGAAGCTACATCTCAG CTTTTATTTGACGAGTATTTACGACCACTCGATCTTTGAGGCCTTCAGCAAAGTGGTGCAGAAGCTCATCCCTCAGCTCCCGACTCTGGAGAACCTCCTAAACATCTTCATTTCT AATTCAGGGATAGAAAAGGCCTTTCTGTTTGATGTGGTCAGTAAGATCTACATCGCCACAGACAGCTCCCCCGTCGACATGCAGTCCTACGAGCTCTGCTGTGACATGATCGATGTGGTCATCGACGTCTCCTGCATCTAtgg CCTGAGGGAGGACGGCAGCGGCAGTGCGTACGACAAAGAGTCGATGGCCATCATCAAGCTCAACAACACCACTGTGCTGTACCTGAAGGAGGTCACCAAGTTCCTGGCCCTCGTCTGCATCCTGAGAGAAGAAAGCTTCGAGCGCAAAG GATTGATAGACTACAACTTCCACTGTTTCCGAAAGGCCATCCATGAAGTGTTCGAGGTCGGCGTTTCCACCGGGCGTCCCGTGGGCTCCCAGGCTGTGGGCTCACCCTGCAATAAGGCCGTCGCATTGAACGGCACGCCGCGCAACACTGTCTAG